A genomic window from Anas platyrhynchos isolate ZD024472 breed Pekin duck chromosome 13, IASCAAS_PekinDuck_T2T, whole genome shotgun sequence includes:
- the CHST13 gene encoding carbohydrate sulfotransferase 13 isoform X2, which translates to MRTAWQGKAGRSPLQALYESDQLEQSSLQAVHQQRRELLSNICSRYTRKRRLLRPDDLRHLVVDDTHGLLYCYVPKVACTNWKRVMMVLTGQGKYRDPLEIPANEAHVSSNLRTLSEYSIPEINHRLRSYLKFIFVREPFERLVSAYRNKFTRSYNTAFHKRYGTKIIRRHRQEPSDRALERGDDVRFEEFVYYLLDPRTQREEPFNEHWERVHSLCHPCIVHYDVVGKYETLVEDANYILQLVGADTTVKFPSSSKTTRTTDDMTAQFFQDISPFYQRRLFNLYKMDYLLFNYSIPSYLRIR; encoded by the exons ATGAGGACAGCCTGGCAGGGGAAGGCCGGTCGCAGCCCGCTCCAAGCCCTGTATGAGAGTGACCAG ttGGAGCAGTCGTCGCTGCAGGCAGTTCACCAGCAGAGACGCGAGCTGTTGAGCAACATCTGCAGCCGTTACACCCGCAAGCGGCGTCTCCTGCGGCCGGATGACTTGCGGCACTTGGTGGTGGATGACACGCACGGGCTGCTCTACTGCTATGTGCCCAAAGTGGCCTGCACTAACTGGAAGCGGGTGATGATGGTCCTGACGGGGCAAGGCAAGTACCGGGACCCTTTGGAAATCCCTGCCAACGAGGCCCATGTCTCATCCAACCTGCGCACCCTCTCCGAATACAGCATCCCCGAGATCAACCACCGCCTGCGCAGCTACCTCAAGTTCATCTTCGTGCGGGAGCCCTTCGAGCGCCTGGTCTCGGCGTACCGCAACAAGTTCACCCGCAGCTACAACACGGCCTTCCACAAGCGCTACGGGACCAAGATCATCCGGCGGCACCGGCAGGAGCCCAGCGACAGGGCGCTGGAGCGCGGGGATGACGTGCGCTTCGAGGAGTTCGTCTACTACCTGCTGGATCCACGGACGCAGCGGGAGGAGCCCTTCAATGAACACTGGGAGCGGGTGCACTCGCTCTGCCACCCCTGCATTGTCCACTACGACGTGGTGGGCAAGTATGAGACCTTGGTTGAAGATGCCAATTACATCCTCCAGCTGGTGGGGGCCGACACGACTGTCAAGTTCCCATCCTCGTCCAAGACCACGAGGACGACAGATGACATGACAGCCCAGTTCTTCCAGGACATTAGCCCCTTCTACCAAAGGAGACTCTTTAATTTATACAAAATGGACTACTTGCTCTTCAATTACTCCATCCCCTCTTACCTCCGCATCCGatga
- the CHST13 gene encoding carbohydrate sulfotransferase 13 isoform X1: MRRSRAPRRLALAACLGSLVLGVFYLQSSLKPAAEDGAMRTAWQGKAGRSPLQALYESDQLEQSSLQAVHQQRRELLSNICSRYTRKRRLLRPDDLRHLVVDDTHGLLYCYVPKVACTNWKRVMMVLTGQGKYRDPLEIPANEAHVSSNLRTLSEYSIPEINHRLRSYLKFIFVREPFERLVSAYRNKFTRSYNTAFHKRYGTKIIRRHRQEPSDRALERGDDVRFEEFVYYLLDPRTQREEPFNEHWERVHSLCHPCIVHYDVVGKYETLVEDANYILQLVGADTTVKFPSSSKTTRTTDDMTAQFFQDISPFYQRRLFNLYKMDYLLFNYSIPSYLRIR, from the exons ctgcagaAGACGGGGCCATGAGGACAGCCTGGCAGGGGAAGGCCGGTCGCAGCCCGCTCCAAGCCCTGTATGAGAGTGACCAG ttGGAGCAGTCGTCGCTGCAGGCAGTTCACCAGCAGAGACGCGAGCTGTTGAGCAACATCTGCAGCCGTTACACCCGCAAGCGGCGTCTCCTGCGGCCGGATGACTTGCGGCACTTGGTGGTGGATGACACGCACGGGCTGCTCTACTGCTATGTGCCCAAAGTGGCCTGCACTAACTGGAAGCGGGTGATGATGGTCCTGACGGGGCAAGGCAAGTACCGGGACCCTTTGGAAATCCCTGCCAACGAGGCCCATGTCTCATCCAACCTGCGCACCCTCTCCGAATACAGCATCCCCGAGATCAACCACCGCCTGCGCAGCTACCTCAAGTTCATCTTCGTGCGGGAGCCCTTCGAGCGCCTGGTCTCGGCGTACCGCAACAAGTTCACCCGCAGCTACAACACGGCCTTCCACAAGCGCTACGGGACCAAGATCATCCGGCGGCACCGGCAGGAGCCCAGCGACAGGGCGCTGGAGCGCGGGGATGACGTGCGCTTCGAGGAGTTCGTCTACTACCTGCTGGATCCACGGACGCAGCGGGAGGAGCCCTTCAATGAACACTGGGAGCGGGTGCACTCGCTCTGCCACCCCTGCATTGTCCACTACGACGTGGTGGGCAAGTATGAGACCTTGGTTGAAGATGCCAATTACATCCTCCAGCTGGTGGGGGCCGACACGACTGTCAAGTTCCCATCCTCGTCCAAGACCACGAGGACGACAGATGACATGACAGCCCAGTTCTTCCAGGACATTAGCCCCTTCTACCAAAGGAGACTCTTTAATTTATACAAAATGGACTACTTGCTCTTCAATTACTCCATCCCCTCTTACCTCCGCATCCGatga